Proteins from a single region of Paramormyrops kingsleyae isolate MSU_618 chromosome 9, PKINGS_0.4, whole genome shotgun sequence:
- the LOC111854849 gene encoding uncharacterized protein isoform X3 yields MHQFIGDLMASSSSQPVKDSSQQEALRSAWEAAGHEALGLKAALPAPAAQGRAPHGKVPPGYGLQTLTGTATAERNREAGSHGSSGQQLQHHSCTCPGCPFSSPSTSSPTFQTLKPRHTSNVRTQPSQSERSQQPKESSGGPVSLGLCLGLGLSIEEETSACNADGSQRQQQEKSPEPHDRSTSSPPQVPTFPCLCCHRGFQTCAQLLSHQQGTDFPQSHPHYHHHHCPLASCLHCPQLPQSTQAPAPFPCLSCQRTFQTCAQLLRHQQGHAQQDGIPQHPCMHCSASFPRPSQLLQHQRSQHASKTGGFLCAECGRAFNSHSNLRIHLNVHTGARPYPCSDCGKSFSQSGALKIHRRIHTGERPYTCTFCGRGFPHLAGIRAHQRIHTGEKPYRCPQCGKCFTQSGALKIHMRIHTGERPFVCGLCGKGFSNRSGIRFHYRTVHGILSETSLTLDTHSGLLASTSVATIGPRGNSSFGLTANRSVSPAISLSSSSNTCESPGTNPDADLSDPPSTVSSSLLSPGSGFPLDSGSELEPTSAKGTRKQRVSGETARESRQYSCEDCGRCFRDAPSRNRHQALEHYSGLEDEEEGGGEGNGVNAGTAQPQEGPEGEAVDSLMQ; encoded by the exons ATGCACCAGTTCATTGGCGATCTCATGGCCTCAAGCTCGAGTCAGCCAGTGAAGGACTctagccagcaggaggcgctccGCAGTGCCTGGGAGGCAGCAGGACACGAGGCACTGGGCCTGAAGGCCGCTCTGCCTGCTCCGGCAGCCCAAGGCAGAGCTCCTCATGGCAAAGTGCCTCCTGGGTATGGTCTGCAGACCCTGACGGGGACAGCAACAGCAGAAAGGAATAGAGAGGCGGGAAGTCATGGCAGCAGTGGACAgcagt tacAGCATCATTCCTGCACTTGCCCCGGCTGCCCCTTCTCTTCCCCTTCCACATCCTCCCCCACCTTCCAAACCCTAAAGCCCAGGCACACCTCTAATGTGCGGACCCAGCCATCACAGTCTGAGAGGAGCCAGCAGCCCAAAGAGAGCAGCGGTGGACCTGTCAGCCTGGGCCTTTGCCTAGGGCTGGGCCTGTCCATAGAAGAAGAGACCAGCGCCTGTAACGCGGATGGCAGCCAGCGACAGCAGCAGGAGAAAAGCCCTGAGCCCCATGaccgcagcaccagcagcccTCCCCAGGTGCCCACCTTTCCCTGTCTCTGCTGCCATCGGGGTTTCCAGACCTGTGCCCAGCTTCTGAGCCACCAGCAGGGCACTGATTTCCCCCAGTCTCACCCCCACTATCATCACCACCACTGTCCTCTCGCCTCCTGCTTGCACTGCCCCCAGCTCCCCCAATCCACCCAGGCTCCTGCCCCTTTTCCTTGCCTCTCCTGCCAGCGCACGTTCCAGACTTGTGCCCAGCTCCTGAGGCACCAGCAAGGCCACGCCCAGCAGGATGGGATCCCGCAGCACCCCTGCATGCACTGCTCTGCCTCCTTCCCCcgcccctcccagctccttcagCACCAGCGCTCCCAACATGCCTCCAAGACAGGCGGCTTCCTGTGTGCCGAGTGCGGCCGGGCGTTCAACTCACACAGCAACCTGCGCATCCACCTCAACGTGCACACGGGTGCTCGGCCGTACCCCTGCTCCGACTGCGGCAAGAGCTTCAGCCAATCGGGGGCGCTCAAGATCCACCGACGGATCCACACCGGCGAACGTCCGTACACCTGCACCTTCTGTGGGCGCGGCTTCCCTCACCTGGCGGGAATCCGGGCACACCAGCGTATCCACACGGGCGAGAAGCCCTACCGCTGCCCCCAGTGTGGAAAATGCTTTACCCAGTCAGGGGCGCTAAAGATTCACATGCGCATTCACACTGGTGAGCGGCCTTTTGTCTGTGGCCTTTGTGGAAAGGGCTTCTCCAACCGTTCTGGGATCCGCTTCCACTATCGGACCGTGCACGGCATCCTCTCCGAGACCAGCCTTACTTTAGACACACATTCGGGCCTCCTAGCCTCCACATCTGTCGCTACCATTGGTCCCCGGGGAAATTCTAGCTTTGGACTGACAGCCAATCGTAGTGTGAGTCCTGCCATCAGCCTCAGCTCTAGCTCTAACACTTGTGAGAGTCCCGGTACCAATCCCGATGCCGATTTGAGTGATCCCCCCTCCACTGTTTCCAGCTCCCTTCTGTCCCCAGGATCAGGGTTCCCCCTCGATTCGGGCAGCGAGCTGGAGCCCACATCGGCTAAGGGCACGCGGAAGCAGAGGGTTTCTGGGGAAACGGCACGCGAGTCACGTCAGTATTCCTGCGAGGACTGTGGCCGGTGTTTTCGGGACGCCCCTTCCAGAAACCGGCACCAGGCACTGGAGCACTATTCTGGTctggaggatgaagaggagggTGGAGGAGAGGGGAATGGCGTGAACGCGGGGACAGCGCAACCTCAAGAGGGGCCAGAAGGGGAGGCAGTAGACAGTCTGATGCAGTGA